A DNA window from Arachis hypogaea cultivar Tifrunner chromosome 18, arahy.Tifrunner.gnm2.J5K5, whole genome shotgun sequence contains the following coding sequences:
- the LOC112772620 gene encoding G-type lectin S-receptor-like serine/threonine-protein kinase At4g27290, which produces MALISFYLLFFLSKIVSATDTITQSQSLTENQTLVSKNENFQLGFFTLPQNSSNRYLGIWYNKIPVQTVVWLANREKPVTKEIPAVLMINKTQNNNDTLILHQNYSVLWSITPSRRARNMVLQLLDSGNLVLREKNDENEENYLWQSFDYPCDTLLPGMKLGKDLRTEFDRRVTAWKNEYDPSIGNLSWGMDVTNWPQQMQRVGSMKQYNRGSWNGIDYTGRPTIRPSPVFEFKYFADDEQVYFMFSLVNSSVKARMVLNQSSYKLLHLAWDEAAREWNVYGLLPRDFCDDYGACGPNGNCDVSKLPYACDCLRGFRPKSSRDWKAMNYQGGCLRDKPLNCESDGFIKYGKMKVPDTENCWYLNQSKNLEECRDTCLRNCSCMAYTNSDIRGEGNGCALWFGDLNDLRVQPNAGQDLYVRVPASELDTNNGDRMKIGFAVGGTITILSGLLLVLYFIFIRGRSATMKKCASVADHLKEEQEEDLELPLFDLSSIVSATDNFSINNKLGEGGFGPVYKGTLENGEEIAVKRLSRGSKQGVKEFKTEVALIAKLQHRNLVKLYGSCIQDQEKLLIYEYMPNKSLDLFIFDQTQRMLMDWSKRFHIICGIAKGLLYLHQDSRLIIIHRDLKTSNILLDSEMNPKISDFGLARILEVDQTSKTSRVVGTYGYMAPEYALDGNFSVKSDVYSFGILLLEIITGKKNKGNHRQKDGTNLIEYAWNFWTEGRPLELIDEYMIDYCNISEALRCIQIGLLCVQQNPHDRPTISFVVMMLGSEIQLPLPKEPALFVGKYSCQEYSSSCINDAPSVNELSISDLEAR; this is translated from the exons ATGGCACTAATAAGTTTCtaccttctcttttttttgtcaaaaattgtTTCAGCAACTGATACCATAACTCAGTCACAGTCTCTCACTGAAAACCAAACATTGGTTTCCAAGAATGAAAACTTCCAATTGGGTTTcttcactcttccccaaaactctagCAACCGTTATCTTGGGATTTGGTACAACAAGATACCGGTTCAAACCGTTGTATGGCTCGCAAACCGAGAAAAACCAGTCACAAAAGAAATACCTGCAGTCTTGATGATAAACAAAACACAGAATAATAATGACACACTTATCCTCCATCAGAATTACTCTGTTCTATGGTCTATAACTCCTTCTAGAAGAGCTCGAAATATGGTTCTTCAGCTATTGGATTCTGGAAACCTTGTTCTGagagaaaaaaatgatgaaaatgaAGAGAATTATCTATGGCAGAGTTTTGATTACCCTTGTGATACACTCTTGCCAGGGATGAAGCTTGGCAAGGATTTAAGGACTGAGTTCGATAGGCGAGTAACCGCGTGGAAGAACGAGTATGATCCTTCAATTGGAAATTTGTCTTGGGGAATGGATGTTACCAATTGGCCTCAACAGATGCAGAGAGTAGGATCAATGAAGCAGTACAACAGAGGTTCTTGGAATGGAATTGACTACACTGGCAGACCTACCATAAGGCCTAGTCCGGTTTTCGAGTTCAAGTACTTTGCCGATGACGAACAAGTCTACTTCATGTTTAGCCTTGTGAATAGCTCTGTCAAAGCTAGGATGGTTCTGAACCAGAGCAGTTATAAGCTCCTGCATTTGGCGTGGGACGAGGCGGCACGAGAGTGGAATGTTTATGGCTTGTTACCAAGAGATTTTTGTGATGATTATGGTGCTTGTGGTCCTAATGGTAATTGTGATGTTAGCAAGTTACCATATGCTTGTGATTGTTTGAGAGGGTTTAGGCCTAAGTCATCAAGAGATTGGAAGGCAATGAACTACCAAGGAGGTTGCTTGCGCGACAAGCCACTGAATTGCGAAAGCGATGGATTTATTAAGTATGGGAAGATGAAAGTGCCTGATACTGAGAATTGTTGGTACTTGAATCAGAGCAAGAACTTGGAGGAGTGCAGAGATACATGCTTGAGGAATTGTTCTTGTATGGCTTATACGAATTCGGATATTCGAGGAGAAGGCAATGGCTGTGCTTTGTGGTTTGGTGATCTTAATGACTTGAGGGTTCAACCAAATGCAGGGCAAGACCTATATGTTAGAGTGCCAGCTTCAGAATTAG ataCAAACAATGGAGACAGGATGAAGATAGGATTTGCAGTTGGGGGCACTATTACAATATTAAGTGGATTACTGTTAGTTCTTTATTTCATATTCATAAGAGGAAGGAGTGCAACAATGAAAA AGTGCGCATCAGTAGCAGATCATTTAAAGGAAGAACAGGAAGAGGATTTGGAGCTTCCTTTGTTTGACCTATCTAGTATAGTTAGTGCTACTGACAACTTTTCAATCAACAATAAGCTTGGAGAAGGAGGTTTTGGACCAGTATACAAG GGAACATTGGAAAATGGAGAAGAAATTGCTGTCAAGAGACTTTCTAGAGGCTCCAAACAAGGTGTCAAGGAATTTAAGACTGAAGTTGCGTTAATAGCTAAACTTCAACACCGTAATCTTGTAAAGCTTTATGGATCTTGCATTCAAGACCAAGAGAAATTGCTTATATATGAATATATGCCTAACAAAAGCTTAGATTTGTTCATATTTG ATCAAACCCAACGGATGCTGATGGATTGGTCTAAGCGATTTCACATCATTTGCGGAATCGCTAAGGGTCTTCTTTATCTTCATCAAGATTCAAGACTCATAATTATTCATAGAGATCTTAAGACGAGCAACATATTGTTGGATAGTGAGATGAATCCTAAGATATCAGACTTCGGCTTGGCTAGAATTTTAGAGGTGGACCAAACCTCAAAAACTTCGCGCGTTGTTGGAACTTA TGGATATATGGCACCAGAATATGCATTAGATGGAAACTTTTCGGTAAAATCAGATGTCTATAGTTTTGGTATTCTATTGCTAGAGATAATAActggaaagaaaaataaaggaaatcATCGCCAGAAAGACGGTACAAACCTTATTGAATAT GCATGGAATTTCTGGACAGAAGGGAGGCCCTTAGAATTGATTGATGAATATATGATAGACTATTGCAATATTTCTGAAGCATTGCGATGCATCCAAATTGGTCTTTTGTGCGTGCAACAAAATCCACATGATAGACCAACCATATCATTTGTGGTTATGATGTTAGGTAGTGAAATTCAGTTGCCTCTTCCAAAAGAACCAGCTCTTTTTGTTGGAAAGTATTCATGTCAGGAATATTCTTCTTCATGTATAAATGATGCACCTTCTGTTAATGAGTTAAGTATCTCAGATTTAGAAGCTCGTTAG